GTGCGCATCAAACAATTTTTCGTATAACGTTTTGGCCATGATTACACCCCTTCTGCGACGTAACGGGCAATGATGTCACCCATTTCATCGGTACTGACTGCGGCAGCGCCACGGGCTAAGTCACCGGTGCGGATGCCTTCTTCTAATGCGCGGTTGATGGCGCTCTCAATTGCGGTTGCCGCATCATTGGCATCCAGGCTGTAGCGCAGCAGCAGCGCCAGCGACAGGATTTGGGCGATAGGGTTGGCAATGTTTTTCCCGGCGATGTCAGGAGCGGAGCCGCCAGCAGGCTCGTACAAACCGAAGCCCTGATCATTCAGGCTGGCGGACGGTAACATACCCATTGAACCGGTGATCATGGCGCACTCGTCAGACAGAATGTCGCCAAACAGGTTAGAGCACAGCAACACGTCGAACTGGGAAGGATCTTTGATCAATTGCATCGTCGCGTTGTCGATGTACATATGCGCCAGTTCAACGTCTGGGTATTCATTAGCAATTTCATTGACGATTTCGCGCCACAGAATAGACGTTTGCAGTACGTTAGCTTTATCAATCGACGTGACTTTACGGCGACGTTTACGGGCGGATTCAAACGCGATACGCGCAATACGTTCGATCTCGAAACGGTGATAAACCTCGGTATCAAAGGCTTTTTCATGTTGTCCGCTGCCTTCGCGGCCTTTTGGTTGACCGAAGTAAATTCCGCCAGTCAGTTCGCGTACGCACAGGATGTCGAAACCGTTCGCGGCAATATCTGCGCGCAGAGGGCAAAACGCTTCCAGACCCTGATAGAGCTTAGCTGGGCGCAGATTGCTGAATAATTTGAAGTGCTTACGCAATGGCAGCAGCGCGCCACGCTCTGGCTGCTGGTTTGGCGGCAGATTTTCCCATTTCGGGCCGCCAACGGAGCCAAACAGAATGGCGTCAGCTTGTTCACAGCCTTCAACCGTTGCAGGCGGCAGCGGCTGACCGTGGTTATCGATAGCGGCACCACCCACGTCGTAGTGGCTGGTGGTAATGCGCATGTTAAAGCGGTTGCGGATTGCGTCCAGTACCTTCAGGGCTTGCGCCATCACTTCCGGGCCAATACCGTCACCCGGCAAAACAGCAATATGATAATTCTTCGACATCACACGGTTTCCTTGTTGTTCTCGTTGTTCTGAGCTTTGCGTTGCAATTCTTTTTCGACTTCTTCGGCGCGCCAGATGTTGTTCAGCACATGAACCATTGCTTTAGCGGAAGATTCGACGATATCTGTCGCCAGACCGACGCCGTGGAAACGACGACCGTTATAGTTGGCAACGATATCCACCTGACCCAGCGCATCTTTACCGTGCCCTTTGGCGGTCAGGCTGTATTTCACCAGTTCGACGTTGTACTCAGTTACACGGTTGATTGCCTGATAAATGGCATCGACCGGACCGTTACCGTTCGCCGCTTCGGCTTTGACTTCTTCACCACAGGCCAGCTTGACGGAGGCGGTGGCGATGTCGTTTGAGCCGGACTGCACGCTGAAGTAATCCAGACGGAAATGCTCCGGTTCTTCCTGCTGTTTATTAATGAAGGCCAGCGCTTCCAGGTCGTAATCAAATACCTGACCTTTTTTGTCCGCCAGTTTCAGGAATGCGTCGTACAGGTTGTCCAGGCTGTATTCATTTTCTTTATATCCCATCTCGTCCATACGGTGTTTCACCGCGGCACGTCCGGAACGGGACGTCAGGTTCAGCTGTACCTGGTTCAGGCCGATGGATTCAGGCGTCATGATTTCGTAGTTTTCACGATTTTTCAGTACGCCGTCCTGATGGATGCCGGAAGAGTGGGCAAAGGCACCACTACCGACAATGGCTTTGTTAGCAGGAATAGGCATGTTGCAGATTTGGCTGACTAATTGACTGGTGCGCCAGATCTCCTGGTGATTGATGCGGGTCTGTACATTCAGGATATCTTTACGCACTTTGATCGCCATGATCACTTCTTCCAGTGAGCAGTTACCGGCGCGTTCGCCGATACCGTTCATCGCGCCTTCCACCTGACGCGCTCCGGCGTGAACGGCTGCCAGTGCGTTGCCTACGCCCAAACCTAAATCATCATGGGTGTGTACGGAGATGATGGCTTTATCGATATTTGGTACGCGTTCATACAGGCCAGAAATGATTGCCCCAAATTCGAAAGGCATGGTGTAACCGACGGTATCGGGGATGTTAATGGTTTTGGCTCCCGCGTTAATGGCAGCTTCAACCACGCGAGCCAAATCGGCGATAGGGGTACGGCCTGCATCTTCGCAGGAGAACTCCACGTCATCGGTATAATTACGCGCACGCTTAACCATGTAGACCGCGCGCTCAATGACCTCATCCAGCGTACTGCGTAATTTCGTCGCGATGTGCATCGGCGAGGTGGCGATAAACGTATGAATACGGAAAGCCTCAGCGACTTTCAGAGATTCTGCGGCAACGTCGATATCTTTTTCTACGCAGCGAGCTAAGGCACAAACGCGGCTGTTTTTAACCTGACGAGCGATAGTCTGAACTGACTCAAAGTCGCCCGGTGAAGAAACGGGGAAACCCACTTCCATCACGTCAACGCCCATACGCTCAAGGGCCAGCGCAATCTGCAGTTTTTCTTTCACACTCAGGCTTGCCTGTAACGCCTGTTCACCATCGCGTAAGGTGGTATCGAAAATAATGACTTGCTGGCTCATGGTTTAGGTCCTTGGTTTCTTAGGGCGCCTTGCTTCGAGCATAAAAAAACCCGCGCAACG
This window of the Citrobacter freundii ATCC 8090 = MTCC 1658 = NBRC 12681 genome carries:
- the leuB gene encoding 3-isopropylmalate dehydrogenase, with amino-acid sequence MSKNYHIAVLPGDGIGPEVMAQALKVLDAIRNRFNMRITTSHYDVGGAAIDNHGQPLPPATVEGCEQADAILFGSVGGPKWENLPPNQQPERGALLPLRKHFKLFSNLRPAKLYQGLEAFCPLRADIAANGFDILCVRELTGGIYFGQPKGREGSGQHEKAFDTEVYHRFEIERIARIAFESARKRRRKVTSIDKANVLQTSILWREIVNEIANEYPDVELAHMYIDNATMQLIKDPSQFDVLLCSNLFGDILSDECAMITGSMGMLPSASLNDQGFGLYEPAGGSAPDIAGKNIANPIAQILSLALLLRYSLDANDAATAIESAINRALEEGIRTGDLARGAAAVSTDEMGDIIARYVAEGV
- the leuA gene encoding 2-isopropylmalate synthase → MSQQVIIFDTTLRDGEQALQASLSVKEKLQIALALERMGVDVMEVGFPVSSPGDFESVQTIARQVKNSRVCALARCVEKDIDVAAESLKVAEAFRIHTFIATSPMHIATKLRSTLDEVIERAVYMVKRARNYTDDVEFSCEDAGRTPIADLARVVEAAINAGAKTINIPDTVGYTMPFEFGAIISGLYERVPNIDKAIISVHTHDDLGLGVGNALAAVHAGARQVEGAMNGIGERAGNCSLEEVIMAIKVRKDILNVQTRINHQEIWRTSQLVSQICNMPIPANKAIVGSGAFAHSSGIHQDGVLKNRENYEIMTPESIGLNQVQLNLTSRSGRAAVKHRMDEMGYKENEYSLDNLYDAFLKLADKKGQVFDYDLEALAFINKQQEEPEHFRLDYFSVQSGSNDIATASVKLACGEEVKAEAANGNGPVDAIYQAINRVTEYNVELVKYSLTAKGHGKDALGQVDIVANYNGRRFHGVGLATDIVESSAKAMVHVLNNIWRAEEVEKELQRKAQNNENNKETV